AAATACATAAGATTTAATAACGACTTCATGGTAATTAATCATCTTTCTAGTTTTAGTCAATATATGATACTCAATTTCTAATATTGAAATAAAATACGCATTAATCAAATTAAATTGAGATATATAACAAGAAAACTAATGAAGCTAATACTATTATCTTGAAAGATTATTTCAGTAAGAAAATGATAATAACAATAGCAAAAATAGTAATACTAAAGGATAGATGACAAACAGGTATGAATATTTCTAAATATATTGGACAAACTCCAATGATTTCATCATATAAATAAATACTGTATTTTGTTTCTTATTCTTCTAACTCTTAAGAGATAAATTGGTAAAATCTTTAGAACTTCTAACATTTATAAAAAAATGAGTAAAAAAATCCAAGCTATTCGTGGTATGAACGACTTATTGCCGAAAAACTCTGCACTCTGGTTATCGTTAGAAAAAACAATTTTTGATTTATTTATTACTTATGGGTATCAAAATATTCGCACTCCAATCGTTGAGAAAACAGATACTTTTTGTCGTGCCATTGGTGGTGATACAGATATTGTTGAAAAAGAAATGTATTCATGGAAGGAAGCAAGTGGTGAATCATTAAGCTTAAGACCAGAAGGCACAGCTGGTTGTGCACGTATGATGATTGAGCATAATTTACCTAGAGAAAACATCCAAAAAGTCTTTTACCAAGGAGCAATGTTTCGGCATGAACGTCCGCAAAAAGGACGTTATCGTCAATTTCATCAAGTAGGACTTGAGATATTTGGTGTATTTAATGCCAAAGCAGATGCTGAGCTTATAATGATAATACATGCTTTGTGGCAGATTATTGGTTTAAAAAATATTGTATTAGAGGTTAACACTTTAGGATCTAATGAGGTGAGAAGTGCTTATAGAAAAATATTAGTTGCATATTTTAATCAGTATAGAAACCAGCTAAATGAAGACGGTTTAAACCAATTAAAAACTAACCCATTCCGCATCTTGGATAGTAAAAATAAAGCAATGTATTCTTTAATTAGCAATGCACCTAAGTTAATAGATTACTTAGATAAAAAATCTACACAGCATTTTGAACAGTTTAAATCTTATTTAGACGCTTTAAATATTACTTATGTAATTAATACTAGCTTGGTTCGTGGGTTAGATTATTACAACCGTACTGTCTTTGAGTGGACAACAACTGATTTAGGTACCCAAAGTACAATTTGTGCTGGTGGCAGATATGATGGTTTAATTGAGAAGATGGGTGGTACACCCACACCAGCAGTTGGTTTAGCAATTGGCTTAGAACGTCTAGTATTATTATTAGAAGCACAAAGCTTAATATCAACTAAATCTACTTTATCTATTTATTTAATCGCATTCGGCAAAAAGGAACAAATTAAATCAATGCAAATAGCAAATGTTTTACATGATGAATTACCTAGTTTAATCCTTTATAATGACTTAACTTTAGGTAGTTTTAAGAGTCAATTTAAAAAAGCAAACAAAGCAAAAGCTCATTTTGCATTAATCTTAGGTGAACAAGAGCTAAATAATAATCAAATTAGTATCAAACCTCTAAGAAATCAAGGAACGCAACAAACTATGAATTTAGAAGAAGCCGTGAAATATTTTAAGGAAAACCAATGAGAAGTTTTATTGAAGTAAGTAGAACTGAAGAAGAACAAATTCAACAGTGGATTAAAAAAAATACACTACAAATTGTTATTGCTATTACTGTGAGTTTGAGTGGTATTTGGGGTTTTAATGCTTATAAAAAATATCAACACTCACAAACTATTAAGGCACGAAGTATTTACTTAACATTTAGATCTGAGCCTCACAATATACAAGTCTATGAACAACTAAAAAATAACCATAAAAATAGTATCTACCTTGATCATGCAATATTAATTCTAGCTAAAAACGCAGTAACTAATAAAAATTATATGCAAGCACTTGAATATCTTATTCCATTAAATAATACAAGCAATCCTTCCATTGCTAAAGTTATTAATATGAGAATAGCTAGCTTACATTTAGAAATGGGTAATTATAAAAAAGCACTTGATGCATTAAATACTGTTCCTAACAGTACATTTAATGGGTTGTATAATCAACTTAAAGGGGATATTTATTTAGCTAATAACCACATTGATAATGCTAAAAAACATTATAAATTAGCCTTAAATCAAATCTCTAAAAATTCTGAGTTACAAAATTTGATTAAAATTAAATTAAACGATCTTAACTAATAACCTATGGAGTTACCTATTATTTGCCTTGTTGGACGACCTAATGTTGGTAAATCAACGTTATTTAATCGCCTAAGTCATTCACGACAAGCATTAGTGTCTGATTTTGCAGGACTGACTCGCGATCGTCAATACGCAAAAGTGCTTTTAGATAATGAAACACAAACTTTTACCACAATTATTGACACAGGTGGATTTACCAATAAAGACAATCTAGTTGACAGCGGCATACAGGATCAAATACTAAATGCACTAGAAGAATCAGATGTTATTTATTTTATGCTTAATAGCCGAGACGGTGTAATCAGTCTTGATTTAGAAATAGCTTCACAGCTTAGAAAGCTTAAAAAAAATATCATACTAGTTTGTAATAAAGCTGAAGGTTTAAACCCAACCTTAACCACTGAATTCTTTGAACTTGGACTTGGAAAACCTATTCTTATTTCAGCTGAACATGGTCAAGGTATTGATAATTTAATTAATACTACCCTACCTTTACTACCTAAAGTAACTGTTAATGAGGAAGTAATAGAAGGCATTACTATAGCTGTACTTGGTAAACCTAATGTAGGTAAATCAACTTTAATTAACCATATTTTAGGGGAAGAACGAGTAATAGCAATTAATTTATCAGGCACTACACGCGATAGTATTTACATTCCTTTTAAACGTAAAGGACAGCAATATACACTTGTCGACACAGCAGGCATTCGTCGTAAACATTTAACCCATGAAAAAATTGAAATATTTTCTATTATTAAAACCATTAATGCTCTGGAAAGAGCTCATGTTGTTATTCTTGTATTAGACGCACAAACTGGAGTAACTAAACAAGATGCAAGCCTATTAGGCATGATTCTAGATAAAGGTAAGGCACTGCTAATTGTTATTAACAAATGGGATGGTTTAGATGACTATCAAAAACAAGAAGTTAAACGCAAGTTGGAAGTTAAACTTTCTTTTATAAATTATACTAGCATACATTATATTTCTGCGCTACATGGATCTGGTGTGGGTAAATTATTTACACCTATTAACCAATCTTATCAAGATGCTTGTAAACAACATTCAACTTCAATATTGAATAAAATTTTAGAGAAAGCCAATAAAGGTCATCAACCACCGCTTGTTAAAGGTAGAAGATTAAAAATTAAATATGTTAATCAAACTAATATATTTCCTCTAACTCTTGCTTTTCATGGAAATCATTTACAAAATGTACCAAATGCCTATGAACGTTATTTAAAAAATTTTTTTATTAACTCTTTAAAACTAACCAACATCCCTATCAAAATTGAATACAAAAGTGGTAATAACCCTTTTAAAAATAAAAAAAATATATTAAATGCCAATCAAATTGCTAAAAAACGTCGTCTAATGAAATTTATTAAAAAAAAACATTAAGACGTTACAAACATTGAACTAAATACTACAATCATACTGTTTTTATCATGCTTTTAGGGCATTAAAAAAAATTCCAAATAGAAATAAACGACTATTCTAGATTGTTTTAAGAGTTATCAATCCTTGATAAAAATATAACATTATTTACTGATAGCGTTTTATAGTTCTTATGTGTCTTACAATCTATAAGATTACCTAACTAACTTTACGCTTTTCACTAGTAGCACTAAGTTGATTGTCATATAATCTGTCTTTTGAATCTTTACACAGTTGCTTATATATACTCGCTCATATTTTATGAATCTCCATTTAAGTTACAACCTGCCAATACTAAATAAATAACTGAATATTTATTTAGTAAACTGTTAACTTCATAGACTACAATTATAAACTTCTTATTAATTTATTTTATTTTTTATTGTTGTTATATTTAGAATTTATATATGTAATAGTAGATACTACACCCCTATCATTACGATACACTAATAACTTTCCATCAAACAAAAAAATTTACTTTGCATATGTACACGTTAAATCTGTTGCACTTGAGATCCAAATTTTATTTCACTTTTTCTTATAATTAGATAAATAAAACTAATGATGTTATTAACTGATATAAGTTCCTTATCAATCAATTAATAGACATAAAATTAACAATAATTCACAAAATAAAGGAACGATTTAGTCAATATTTTTGTAAATAAATTAAAACAAAATAAGGTTATTAGCTTTATTGGAAGCTTTGATAAAACTTTCGAATAATGGATGTCCATCACGTGGATTTGAAGTAAATTCTGGATGAAATTGGCAAGCTACAAACCAAGGATGGTCTCTAATTTCAATCATTTCAATTAAAGTACCATCAATAGATCGCCCAGAAACTATCAAGCCCGCTACCTCTAGTTGTTTAATTAATAAATTATTGACTTCATAACGATGTCTATGTCTCTCAATAATAACCGACTTGCTATAAATTTCTTGTGAATTAGTTCCTTCAACTAGAACACATTTTTGTCCTCCAAGACGCATAGTGCCTCCTAAATATGAATCTTTATTTAGAGAGTGTTTATATCCATCAACATCTTTCCACTTTGTTATTAAGTGAATAACAGGGTAAGCTGTTTTTTTATTAAATTCTGTACTATTAGCATTAATCATATTTGCCATATTACGTGCGCATTCAATCACAGCAACTTGCATACCAAGGCAAATACCTAAATAAGGTACATTGTTTTCACGAGCAAATTTAACTGTAGCAATTTTACCCTCAACACCACGATTACCAAAACCACCTGGTACTAAAATTGCACTCATCTCAGATAAGCAATCAGTACCGTTTTCTTCAATCTTCTCAGAATCAAAATAATGGATATTAACTTTAGTCTGTGTGTGTATACTAGCATGAATTAAAGCTTCAGATAAAGACTTATAAGACTCTGTCAAATCTATATATTTTCCCACCATCGCAATATCAACACTAGATTTAGGATGTTGTAATCTTTTAATCACATTATCCCATTCACACAAATCAGTTGGATTACAATTTAATGATAGTTTTTTCACTACTACATTATCCAACCCTTGTTCATGCAAAGCTCTTGGTACTTTATAAATCGTATCAACATCTAATGAAGTAAATACAGAGTCTTGAGAAACATTGGTAAACAATGCAATTTTAGCTCTCTCAATATCTGACATCGGGTATTCAGATCGACAAATTAATATATCAGGTTGAATACCAATACCTCTTAATTCCTTAACAGAATGTTGAGTTGGCTTAGTTTTTAATTCACCCACAACTTTAATATAAGGCAATAAAGTGAGATGAATAAACAGAACATTATCACGACCTAGCTCAAGGCTCATTTGCCTAATAGCCTCCATAAATGGAAGCGATTCAATATCACCTGCTGTTCCTCCAATTTCAACTAAAGTAACATCAGCCCCTTTCGCACCTATATGAGTTAAACGCTTAATTTCATTCGTAATATGTGGAATAACTTGTACAGTATCACCCAAATACTTACCAAGACGTTCACGCTCAATGACATTCTTATATACACGACCTGCTGTAAAATTATTTTCCTTACCTAGTTGAATACGAATAAAACGCTCATAATGTCCCAAGTCAAGATCTGTTTCAGCACCATCATTAGTTACAAAAACCTCACCATGCTGAAATGGGCTCATAGTACCAGGATCAACATTGATATAAGGATCAAGTTTAAGCATAGTAATGTTTAAACCACGTGATTCTAAAATTGAAGCTAAGGATGCACTAACAATACCTTTTCCTAGAGAAGAAACCACACCACCAGTAATAAAAATATATTTTGTTGACACAGAAAAAGTAACAAAGTTGAAAGGGCTATGATACCCAAAACTGGGTAGAATATGAGGTTACTAAGATTAGTTATTTACAAATGCAATACAAACAATTTATTTCTCATTTATTTATTCATTTAAAGCCACACATTGGAAAATTTATTTTTATTTCAACTATGATGATAATAGCAACAGTGCTGGAAAGTTCTGTACCAGAAATCACAGGTAGAATTGTTGATGAATTATTTGCAACTGAGCGTCAATCAGGAACTGCATTTATTTATGCCCTTATTTTATTAGGTGCTATTGTTCTTAGTTCATTGTTTGCACTTACTTCTACTGCAGTTAGTTCTTGGGTATCCAATAAAGTTATTATGGATTTGCGCGTTATTATGTTTACTAAATTGCTAAAATTACCTAAGTCTTATCTTGATCAACACCCTACAGGAAAAACACTATCTATACTAACCTTTGATGTTGAACAAATTGCAGGTAGTGCTTCAACTATTTGGTTGGATTTTATTAAGTCGTCAATTACTGTTGTTATTCTAATTGGATATTTATTTTATAAAAACTGGCAGTTGAGTTTAACTCTTTTAATACTTTTACCACTAGTATATCTAGCGGTAAAATTTTCCTCTAATCGTATGCGTCATTCGAATGTTAATGTACAAAAATCAATGGGTGATATGACACATTTACTTAATGAAAATATCTCTGGTAATACCTTAGTTAAAATTTATCATGCCCAATCTCAAATAAATGATAAATTTAATAGTTTGATTAAAAATATCCGTCAACAACGTTTTAAAGTTGATATGACCAGTAGTTTTAATACCGCTTTTGTTAATATTTTAATTGGTTTGTCTTTAAGTAGTGTAGTGTATTTTTCCTCTACTTTACTACAAATGAGTGCAGGTGAATTTTTGTCCTTTTTTACTGCAATGGGTATGTTACTTAAACCTGCTAAAAGTTTAGTTAATATTAACAAGCCTTTACAAAATGCAATTGCAGCAGGTGAAAGTGTATTCGGACTTATTAACGAAAAAGAAGAATCTAATATTGGAACCAAGGAACTAATAAATCCAAAAGGTTTTGTTCAATTTAATGATGTGTCATTTAGTTATAACAACAATACAACCATACTTAAACATATTAATCTAGATATTAAAGCAGGTGAAACTATTGCATTTGTTGGTGCAACAGGTAGTGGTAAGACTACTATTATCCAATTATTAATGCGTTTTTATTCCCCTAAACAAGGAGTCATTACTATCGATGGGGTGGATATTAACCACTTTGAAATTGATTCATTACGCTCAAATATTTCCTTTGTTGATCAAAATATACAACTATTTAACGACTCTATTAAAGGTAATATTGCCTTAGGTCAACTAGACACTATATCAGATAAACAAATCAAACAATCAGCAATTATTGCCAACGCTGATGAATTTATTCAACAACTAGAATATAAATTTGATACACAAATTGGTGAAAATGGTATATCACTATCAGGAGGGCAACGTCAACGACTTGCTATTGCAAGAGCAATTGCCAAAGATAGTCCTATTTTAATTTTAGATGAAGCCACTTCAGCATTAGACAGTGCGACCGAAAAAAAAGTACAAAATGCCATTCATAAAATGCAAAAAAACAGAACAACCATTATTATTGCCCATCGACTAAGTACTATTCAAAAAGCTAATCGAATTATTGTACTACGCCATGGCTATATCATTGAACAAGGAACACATCAAGAATTACTAGATTATCAAGGTGAATATGCTCAATTGTATAAGCACCAATTTAAGTATTAATACTAAAAGAATAAGCGTGTATAGCATGGGTTAATATTACCAATACTAGTAATACTGAAGTATGTAGATTAGATGGATGAATTTCAAATATGATTAAAGATAGGTATTTATATTAGTACAACAACTATTTACACCTATGGTATATGTCTATAGTTTTCATAACATTAGTGAAAAGATTTAAATGGTTAACCATTTTAGAGAGTTCCGTATTAAGTATTATTTTAGCGATTATATCTATATAATATTTATAATAGATTGAAATCCCTTCTTTTACCATACCCATATTAAAAATAATCTAGATAATACTACTTGCTAGTTTTCTAACAAACATAGTATATTTGTTAGAAGCTGGGATTTAAGTATTCAACCTACTTGTACAAAACTAATAAAAAATACTATTCTTGAATCAGTAATTAATTTTCACTATTAATCACTATCACTTAAAAATACTCTTCTAATAAACCTACCATAATTACCAATTAAGCAAAACGCAATATTTGTTATTCCTAACTTATTGTTCAGTAATATACTTAGTAAATTCTAAATATAGTGCAATAAAATGTTATAATAACCGAAGTTTGCCAACCATATATGATTTAATTAAAATTTTTAGTCAGTATAGGTATTTTATACACACATATATTAATAATTTAGAACTTGCATTAATAAGTTTTTATTCTGTAATGAATGCCATTATCTAATTAGACATAAACATCAGCAATAACTAATCTAGTTATTGCTGAATTTAGCGTCACTAACTATATTTACTGTAAAATTAGTAGCTTATTCGTGTCGAATAAATACAAATATTTTTAAGCGATTATACAAATAAATCAAGTATCCTAATCTTTTTATTTTCCTATTCTGATTGAAATTAATAAATATAATTTATAGCAACAAAGAGACTACTATTTAGAAAAAATCTAACATAATATTTGTTAAGCCGATCATAGCTTTTTGTGCTATAAAAATGGATAATAATACCAGTAATACAAGTATTTTTATAATTCAAACCTTACTTTTATGGAAACCTATTTTATTTAAAAGAACTATAAAAATAATAACTTGAGTTAAAAATACCTGTAATAATTGAAATATAAATAATTGAAGTGATAGAGGTTCCAGCAATAACACCTATCAGAATATGTTTGAGTTTAATATCAATAACTGATAAAAAATAAATCAATATATTAATTGAAATACCAGGAATAAAACATAATATAAAAATAATGGAAATTTCTTTGCTTTTAATTTTCTGTTCAAACTGAAGTATTCTTTCTGGTACTTTGAAATTAAGTTTATGAGAAAAATTATAAATAATTAAACAATAACTTACAATCGCTATTTGAATAGCAAAAAATACCTGTATAAAAGAAAAAAGATAAATACCTGCTAATAAGAATATAGCTCCAGGTAAAAATGTCAAACCCCTAATAATCAATATTAAAATATACACTAAATAAGAAGTTAAAAAATTTTTTCCACTTAAAAAGTCTTTAAACATAGCTGGATTAATCTTATACTCACTTAAGTAAAAATAAACTACTAAAGAAACATTAAGCAAGATAAAACTGTAAAAGAGATATTTTTTGTTAATACTCCCCATGATCAAAAATTTGTATTTTATCTAATTGATGATAAAAAATTGATAAATCTTCACTTTTTCCATATCTGGGCTTGTTATGCATTGCTAAAAATGGACGTGAATTAAGTTCTAAAAAAATACACGATTGTGCATTAAAGTCAATCTCAATCCCTTGCTTACAAATCACGTCAATACCTAAAATATTAGCATCAAAAAAATTGAGTATCTTTTCCAAGTCTTGTCTATTTTTTTCGGTTAATATTTTCTTATCAATAATTTCAACACTAGAACCTAATTTTAATGATATCTTATGATGTAAATACACCTTCTGTGCAACATTGGGAATACTAGATAAATTCATTTGTTGTTTCTTTAAATATTGTTTAATGGCTAAATTTTTAGGGATAGGCTTAATAATTGGCGATAAATCCATCTTTTTTCTAACAAGATTCTCGTTATCAATCAACTTGGCTATATCACTCACATCATCACCAATAACAAAAGGAGGGTAACGTCTAAGTATCGACATTACCCCAAACTTAGTCATAACTATACGATAATTTTTACCCAGTAAATATTTCTCAACAATACTCACTAACCACCATTTTTTAACGCTTAAACTAGCTTTTGCTAATTGTATATAAGTGTTAATAGGAAAATACGCTCCTCTGGAAAACCCACCAACATTAGGTTTAACAACTAAAGGAAAACCATTTTTTTTAGCAAATTCAAATACACTAATAGGATTAATAAATATTTTACCCTGGGCATAAGGAAAATTATTTTCCTTAAAAGCCATTCTAGCTTGTGCCTTAGAACGACAAGCACGGCGTACTTTAAGTGGGTTATAATCACTACATCCTGATAAAAAAAATCGTGACAAAAATCGATGCAACCAATGCTTCATAATTCAACTTTTGATTGATAATGTTTAATAACTTTTTTGAAAAATACAAAACGATTAAAATGTTCCTTAGGTGTTGTGTTACTAATTCTAACAAGGTGATACATATTATCTTTAATAAACTGATGTTTATTTTTTTTTGAAATACTATTATCTAGTAAATTAATCGGAAATGGTGCAAATAAATTAACCTCAATAATATGAAACATACCTTTCAATAAATCTTGTTTAGAATTAGATCTAAGCCCCACTCTGGCAATTCGAAAATATGGTAATTCTTGCAAATGATTGTGCAATTTTTTAAGTTCATGGAGTGAGAAATCTAATGTACAGTCTTGATAAATTACCTGTTTATTATTAATACTATTCACAGGATAAGACTCACCTGAATGGTTGATTACTTGAGTAATTGTTAGTGTAATACAATGTGTTTCATTATCAGAATCTCGAATATAGAAAATCTCATATTCTTGCATTTCTATTGCCACTTCTTGAACAATGTAAGGAATTTTACTTTTTTTATGGTTAAAGGCTAAAAATTCATCTCTTGAATCAATTCTTTTGATACCATTAGAATTCTGTCCCCACTCTGGCTTTAAAAACACAGGAAATTTACAAGGTGGATTGTTTTTATCAAGATAAGATTGTTTTAATCTCCATTTTAAAGGAATGCGTTTATCCATATCAATTTTAGAATAAAACCCTTTTTTTTTGTTATACCATTCAGCATTAATTTGAAAATAATACCAAGGTGGAATACCAAGTCTTAATGACCAATAAATATAGTAAAAAATTAACCTAAAAGTCAAAAATTTCTCCTTTGATAGGGTTATCGGAATAAAAATGTAAACTTAAGCTTAACTCGATAGCACTAATTTGATGAATATCATTATCCATTTTTCCTTTCACACTATTACTATATCTACACGTTCCATTAACAAGCGTACTACTACTAATCTTAGTCAATGGATTCTTATCAAAATCTTTACACATTAACTGACCCTTAATTACATAAATAAAAGCACGGTCTGGATGCCCATGAATACGTGTTATTGCTCCTTTATCCCAATTTAATAGACCTAACCAATAACTTTTATTGTTAATAATAATATTTCTTGTGTAATTATACTGATCAAATAATAAAGCCTCTAAATCTATTTCTAAAGTTAGTGTTTTTATTTTCTCAACAGCTAAAGCATATTTTTCCTCATGAAGTAATACACATAACATCTTAAAATCAAAATTAGTTGAATGCGTATAATACGTATTTTGAACTTCTTTAAACATTATTTAATGCTCTTCCTCTCTTAATCAAACGATTAAGTAAACTAACTAATTTCACTTTATTCATATTAATATTACTAATTAACAATCTAAACACTAATTTCTTTTCCACGTATGCTAAAGCTAGTAATGCTTGTTGTCCCTGATATAAACTATCACGCAAGCATTGATTAAAATTATTATTATTATTATTATTATTACTTTTAAAGCGAAAACATACATTAAAGGAAGTACGTTTAAGTACCATTTCTAAATCAACATTAGCGTTAATAAAATCTTCAGCAAATTTTGCCAGTTGATAGTAATTCTCAACTCTATCAGAAAACCCTTTCCTAGTATAGAATTTCCAATCCAAAAACCATTTTAAACTATCAACACGACGACCACATTGCAATGAAGTAATGCCCAAATCAGCCTCATTATCTCTAAAAATATAGCTACCATCTCCATCTGTACAAGTGTATGATAATAAATGTTTATGATTTAACAACAAAAAATTACACATTAAATTACTACCCAACATTTTGTGAAAATCCATAGTAAAAGAATCTAGAGACTCAATGTTTGTTAAAAATTTCTTTTTTAATTTTAAACTCATAATTGCTGCCCCGCCCCATGCACCATCACCATGTAACCAAAAATTGTATTTCTTTTTTAGCATAGTTAACGCTTCAATATTGTCATAAGCACCTCGTACTGTTGTACCTAATGTTGCACAAACAAAAAATACTAAGCCACCTTGTTGTTTAATTTGCTTGATTTTCTCATTAAGCAATGTTGTATTTATTGAGCCATCTTCAAGGGTAGCTACCTTAATTAAATGATTGGTACCAATACCTAATATATTGCTTGCTTTATCTAATGAATAATGCGCATCCTCACTAACAAAAGCAAACAAATATTTCTGGTTAAATAATCCTTGTTTTTTTACCTTTTTCAATGATTGATTACGTGCAACCATCATAGCAATCATATTGGCATTACTAGATCCTGTGGTCATCTGTCCTTCACCATTTTTGAAACCTACTATGTCAAGCATTTGTTTAATCATGTATTTTTCCATTAACGTCGCAACAGGTGCAGACTCAAAAGTGCAATTTGAAGTATTACTTAGCGCAGTTACAATTTCACCTACAATAGAAGGTTGATTAGCACCAGACCACATACGATTAGCAAAATTAGGATGACTAGTATTAGCAGAATATTCTAGATATTGTTCTACCCATGTAAATATCTCATCCCAACACTGTGGATTTTGTTTATTTAAATTTAAATTTTTTTCCAACTTATTAATGGTTTGATAATTAATGAGTTGATTAGATTTTTTAAAATTTGAAGTAGCTAAGACTTGGGTTATTTTTTGTAAAACATCCTGATCTTGCATCAAATTAAGCTCGTTTATTAAAAAGAAACATTACAATACCTAAAACTAAAATAGAAAAAACTACATTATCCGAGCCTGAATCAGTTTGTATTTGTCTATTCTGATTCCATTTAACTATCCAGTCAAATGGAATAAATAAATAAAATAATACTGAATATATCATCGCCACTAATACCATTAAGCTACTGACAAAACGTAAATCTTTTCTTAAATACCAAAAAATAATAGGAGATAACACAACTAAAAAAGTAAATAACTTAGAACCTTTGATAACATAAGAGCTA
This sequence is a window from Candidatus Vesicomyosocius sp. SY067_SCS001. Protein-coding genes within it:
- a CDS encoding cyanophycin synthetase — protein: MKHWLHRFLSRFFLSGCSDYNPLKVRRACRSKAQARMAFKENNFPYAQGKIFINPISVFEFAKKNGFPLVVKPNVGGFSRGAYFPINTYIQLAKASLSVKKWWLVSIVEKYLLGKNYRIVMTKFGVMSILRRYPPFVIGDDVSDIAKLIDNENLVRKKMDLSPIIKPIPKNLAIKQYLKKQQMNLSSIPNVAQKVYLHHKISLKLGSSVEIIDKKILTEKNRQDLEKILNFFDANILGIDVICKQGIEIDFNAQSCIFLELNSRPFLAMHNKPRYGKSEDLSIFYHQLDKIQIFDHGEY
- a CDS encoding pyridoxal phosphate-dependent decarboxylase family protein, which codes for MQDQDVLQKITQVLATSNFKKSNQLINYQTINKLEKNLNLNKQNPQCWDEIFTWVEQYLEYSANTSHPNFANRMWSGANQPSIVGEIVTALSNTSNCTFESAPVATLMEKYMIKQMLDIVGFKNGEGQMTTGSSNANMIAMMVARNQSLKKVKKQGLFNQKYLFAFVSEDAHYSLDKASNILGIGTNHLIKVATLEDGSINTTLLNEKIKQIKQQGGLVFFVCATLGTTVRGAYDNIEALTMLKKKYNFWLHGDGAWGGAAIMSLKLKKKFLTNIESLDSFTMDFHKMLGSNLMCNFLLLNHKHLLSYTCTDGDGSYIFRDNEADLGITSLQCGRRVDSLKWFLDWKFYTRKGFSDRVENYYQLAKFAEDFINANVDLEMVLKRTSFNVCFRFKSNNNNNNNNFNQCLRDSLYQGQQALLALAYVEKKLVFRLLISNINMNKVKLVSLLNRLIKRGRALNNV